One Aneurinibacillus migulanus genomic region harbors:
- a CDS encoding tRNA threonylcarbamoyladenosine dehydratase: protein MLHQFSRTELAVGREGIELFKNSTVAVLGVGGVGSFTVESLARTGVGKLILIDKDDVDITNCNRQLPATLETVGQQKVEIMKQRIATINPECEVVTLKMFYNEETYEQLFEHKLDYVADAMDTISAKLHLILQCRERGIPLISSMGAANKLDPTRFQVADLFDTSYDPIAKVLRRELRKKGIKKGIKVVYSTEAPILAREEVLQDVVQNPDSPIRKATRPPASVAFVPSVAGLIMTSVIVRDLLEKAGIEVLRDD from the coding sequence ATGCTGCACCAATTCTCACGCACAGAACTTGCGGTCGGCCGCGAGGGAATCGAACTGTTTAAGAATAGTACTGTGGCCGTATTAGGTGTCGGCGGAGTCGGGTCGTTCACGGTCGAGTCGCTTGCCCGTACTGGCGTTGGAAAGCTTATTCTCATTGATAAAGACGATGTGGACATTACAAACTGCAATCGTCAGCTTCCGGCAACGCTGGAGACGGTCGGACAGCAGAAAGTTGAAATTATGAAGCAGCGCATTGCGACGATTAATCCGGAATGTGAAGTCGTTACGCTTAAAATGTTCTATAACGAGGAAACGTATGAGCAGCTCTTTGAACATAAGCTTGATTACGTAGCAGATGCGATGGATACGATTTCCGCCAAATTGCATTTGATTTTGCAATGCCGGGAGCGAGGCATTCCGCTCATCAGTAGCATGGGAGCAGCTAATAAGCTTGATCCTACCCGTTTTCAAGTAGCCGATCTGTTCGATACGTCGTACGATCCGATTGCTAAAGTGCTGCGTCGCGAGCTACGTAAGAAAGGCATTAAGAAAGGGATTAAGGTCGTATATTCGACAGAAGCTCCCATCCTGGCACGCGAAGAAGTGCTGCAGGACGTCGTACAAAATCCCGATTCTCCGATTCGCAAAGCGACGCGTCCTCCAGCTAGTGTAGCGTTTGTGCCGTCAGTTGCCGGTCTTATCATGACAAGTGTTATTGTGCGTGATTTGCTGGAAAAAGCGGGAATTGAAGTGTTACGCGACGACTAA